The Triticum aestivum cultivar Chinese Spring chromosome 3A, IWGSC CS RefSeq v2.1, whole genome shotgun sequence genome includes a region encoding these proteins:
- the LOC123061730 gene encoding KRR1 small subunit processome component homolog, producing the protein MASADEANAAAEGTEGKNWQRKGKHKKEKPWDDDPNIDRWTVEKFDPSWNEGGLLEVSSFSTLFPQYREKYLQETWPIVKGALKEFGVSCELNLVEGSMTVSTTRKTRDPYIILKARDLIKLLSRSVPAPQAIKVLNDEMNCDIVKIGSIIRNKERFVKRRERLLGPNLSTLKAIEILTGCYILVQGNTVAAMGSFKGLKQVRKIVEDCIKNIKHPVYHIKELLIKRELAKNPALATESWDRFLPNFKKKNVKQKKPNTKEKKQYTPFPPPQQPSKIDLELESGEYFMSDKKKSAKKWQEKLDKQSEKSEEKKRKREAAFVPPKENTAGLSESAKSTNANEIADITKSLKKKAKKFRNSEAEENVKIESYVASNEESHSKKKHKSSSK; encoded by the exons ATGGCGTCGGCAGACGAAGCGAATGCGGCGGCCGAAGGTACGGAGGGGAAGAACTGGCAGCGGAAGGGGAAGCACAAGAAGGAGAAGCCGTGGGACGATGACCCCAACATCGACCGCTGGACGGTGGAGAAGTTCGACCCCTCCTGGAACGAGGGCGGCCTGCTGGAAGTCAGCTCCTTCTCCACCCTCTTCCCCCAGTACCGAG AGAAGTATCTGCAGGAGACATGGCCGATCGTCAAGGGCGCACTCAAGGAGTTTGGAGTCTCATGCGAGCTCAATTTG GTGGAGGGATCCATGACGGTTTCCACCACCAGGAAGACCAGGGACCCCTACATTATTCTCAAGGCCAGGGACCTGATAAAGCTCTTGTCGCGAAGTGTCCCTGCACCCCAA GCAATTAAAGTGCTCAATGATGAGATGAACTGTGATATTGTCAAGATTGGTAGCATCATAAGAAACAAG GAAAGATTTGTCAAAAGGAGAGAACGCCTTTTGGGCCCTAACCTGTCGACCCTTAAG GCTATAGAGATTTTGACTGGCTGCTACATCTTAGTACAG GGAAATACTGTGGCTGCCATGGGTTCCTTTAAGGGACTGAAACAGGTCCGGAAGATTGTAGAGGATTGCATAAAGAACATAAAGCATCCAGTGTACCACATTAAg GAACTCCTTATTAAACGTGAGCTGGCTAAAAATCCTGCCCTAGCCACTGAAAGTTGGGACAGGTTTCTACCGAACTTTAAGAA AAAGAATGTCAAGCAAAAGAAGCCCAATACTAAGGAGAAGAAACAATACACACCCTTTCCGCCGCCTCAGCAGCCTAGCAAG ATTGATCTTGAACTGGAGAGTGGTGAGTATTTCATGAGTGACAAGAAGAAGTCAGCTAAGAAATGGCAAGAGAAGCTAGATAAGCAATCAGAGAAatcagaagaaaagaaaagaaagagagaagCGGCATTTGTTCCACCGAAG GAGAACACTGCTGGTCTATCTGAATCTGCCAAAAGTACTAATGCCAACGAGATTGCTGATATCACAAAATCCTTAAAG AAAAAGGCAAAGAAATTCAGAAATAGTGAAGCCGAGGAAAATGTGAAAATCGAGTCATATGTTGCGAGCAATGAAGAATCACACTCCAAAAAGAAGCACAAATCATCATCCAAGTAA